In a single window of the Nocardiopsis composta genome:
- a CDS encoding ABC-F family ATP-binding cassette domain-containing protein, whose amino-acid sequence MLIASGLEMRVGPRLLLEPTSFRVGPGDRVGLVGRNGAGKTTLTKVLAGEGIPAAGSVTSSGSIGYLPQDPRATDPEELARDRILSARGIADTLRRMRKAEQKMSSDDPRLRDQGVRAYARAEEELHVMGGYAAESEAASIASSLGLPDRVLTQPLGTLSGGQRRRIELARILFSGADTLLLDEPTNHLDGDSIVWLRDFLKTHQGGLIVISHDVELVEDVVNKVFYLDANRCVIDVYNMGWKAYLEQREADERRRRREQANAEKQAGALLKQADRFRAKATKAKAAQQMANRAERLLDSVQGGRAADRVAKLRFPDPAPSGRTPLMGEGLSKSYGSLEIFSGVDLAIDRGSRVVVLGLNGAGKTTLLRLLAGVEKPDTGRVIEGHGLKLGYYAQEHETLDADRTVLENMMSAAPDLPEVEARKVLGSFLFTGDDVAKPAGVLSGGEKTRLALAALVVSSANVLLLDEPTNNLDPASREEILGALRNYKGAIVLVTHDEGAVDALQPERVILLPDGVEDMWNPEFEDLITLA is encoded by the coding sequence ATGCTGATCGCCTCTGGCCTCGAAATGAGAGTCGGACCCCGCCTGCTGCTCGAGCCCACCTCCTTCCGCGTCGGCCCGGGCGACCGTGTCGGGCTGGTCGGGCGGAACGGGGCGGGCAAGACGACCCTCACCAAGGTGCTGGCGGGCGAGGGCATCCCCGCGGCCGGCTCGGTCACCAGCAGCGGGAGCATCGGCTACCTGCCGCAGGACCCCCGGGCGACCGACCCGGAGGAGCTGGCGCGCGACCGCATCCTGTCCGCCCGGGGCATCGCCGACACGCTCCGCCGGATGCGCAAGGCCGAGCAGAAGATGAGCAGCGACGACCCCCGCCTGCGCGACCAGGGCGTGCGCGCCTACGCCCGCGCGGAGGAGGAGCTGCACGTGATGGGCGGGTACGCCGCCGAGTCGGAGGCGGCCTCCATCGCCAGCAGCCTGGGCCTGCCCGACCGGGTGCTGACCCAGCCGCTGGGCACCCTCTCCGGCGGCCAGCGGCGCCGCATCGAGCTGGCCCGCATCCTGTTCAGCGGCGCGGACACGCTCCTGCTCGACGAGCCCACCAACCACCTCGACGGCGACTCGATCGTCTGGCTGCGGGACTTCCTCAAGACGCACCAGGGCGGCCTCATCGTGATCAGCCACGACGTGGAGCTGGTCGAGGACGTGGTGAACAAGGTGTTCTACCTGGACGCCAACCGCTGCGTCATCGACGTCTACAACATGGGCTGGAAGGCCTACCTGGAGCAGCGCGAGGCCGACGAGCGGCGCCGCCGCCGGGAGCAGGCCAACGCCGAGAAGCAGGCCGGCGCCCTGCTCAAGCAGGCCGACCGGTTCCGGGCCAAGGCCACCAAGGCCAAGGCCGCCCAGCAGATGGCCAACCGCGCCGAGCGCCTGCTCGACTCGGTCCAGGGCGGGCGCGCCGCGGACCGGGTCGCCAAGCTCCGCTTCCCCGACCCCGCCCCCAGCGGGCGCACCCCGCTGATGGGCGAAGGGCTCTCCAAGTCCTACGGCTCGCTGGAGATCTTCTCCGGGGTGGACCTGGCCATCGACCGCGGGTCCCGGGTGGTCGTGCTCGGCCTCAACGGCGCGGGCAAGACCACGCTGCTGCGGCTGCTGGCCGGCGTCGAGAAGCCGGACACCGGGCGGGTCATCGAGGGGCACGGGCTCAAACTGGGCTACTACGCCCAGGAGCACGAGACGCTGGACGCCGACCGGACCGTGCTGGAGAACATGATGTCGGCCGCCCCGGACCTGCCCGAGGTGGAGGCCCGCAAGGTGCTCGGGTCGTTCCTGTTCACCGGGGACGACGTGGCCAAGCCGGCCGGGGTGCTCTCCGGCGGGGAGAAGACCCGGCTGGCGCTGGCCGCCCTGGTCGTCTCCAGCGCCAACGTGCTGCTGCTGGACGAGCCCACCAACAACCTCGACCCGGCCAGCCGGGAGGAGATCCTCGGCGCGCTGCGCAACTACAAGGGCGCGATCGTGCTGGTCACCCACGACGAGGGCGCGGTCGACGCGCTCCAGCCGGAGCGGGTCATCCTGCTGCCCGACGGCGTCGAGGACATGTGGAACCCCGAGTTCGAGGACCTGATCACGCTCGCCTGA
- a CDS encoding enoyl-CoA hydratase/isomerase family protein: protein MAEQRDEAAGGTAVLGEEEQAAAGLRVSIDGELAEITIARPERRNAMTGRTWTTLAHVGQNLPDSVRIVVLKGEGPSFSAGIDLAMFSPEGVPGERSMMGMVGDDPEDRAELDAAIAGYQQGFTWLHRPDIVSIAAVRGHAIGAGFQLALACDLRVLADDAKLCMKEPALGLVPDLAGTKPLVEIVGLPRALEICLTARTVAADEASRLGLAELVVPGAELDAAVADLAAALQAVPRDAAAATKELLQGAAGRTLDEQCAAERSAQIDRLNAMAALMRG from the coding sequence ATGGCCGAGCAGCGCGACGAGGCCGCGGGCGGTACGGCGGTCCTCGGCGAGGAGGAGCAGGCCGCGGCGGGGCTGCGGGTCTCGATCGACGGCGAACTGGCCGAGATCACCATCGCCAGGCCGGAGCGGCGCAACGCCATGACCGGCCGGACCTGGACGACCCTGGCCCATGTCGGCCAGAACCTGCCGGACTCCGTCCGTATTGTCGTGCTCAAGGGAGAAGGGCCCTCCTTCTCCGCCGGGATCGATCTGGCGATGTTCTCCCCCGAGGGGGTCCCCGGCGAGCGCTCCATGATGGGCATGGTCGGCGACGACCCGGAGGACCGCGCCGAACTGGACGCGGCGATCGCCGGATACCAGCAGGGCTTCACCTGGCTGCACCGCCCCGACATCGTCTCCATCGCCGCGGTGCGCGGGCACGCGATCGGGGCCGGCTTCCAGCTGGCGCTCGCCTGCGACCTGCGGGTGCTCGCCGACGACGCCAAGCTGTGCATGAAGGAGCCCGCCCTGGGGCTGGTCCCCGACCTGGCCGGTACCAAGCCGCTGGTGGAGATCGTCGGGCTGCCCCGAGCCCTGGAGATCTGCCTGACCGCGCGCACCGTCGCCGCCGACGAGGCGTCCCGGCTGGGCCTGGCCGAGCTGGTGGTGCCCGGCGCGGAGCTGGACGCCGCCGTCGCCGACCTGGCCGCGGCGCTGCAGGCGGTGCCGCGCGACGCGGCCGCCGCCACCAAGGAGCTGCTCCAGGGCGCCGCCGGGCGCACCCTCGACGAGCAGTGCGCCGCCGAGCGCTCCGCCCAGATCGACCGGCTCAACGCGATGGCCGCGCTGATGCGCGGTTAG
- a CDS encoding helix-turn-helix domain-containing protein — protein sequence MAETLRKGTRVTGTERSELATELKRRYDGGESIRSLAAATGRSYGFVHRLLTEAGVTLRGRGGATRRT from the coding sequence GTGGCCGAGACGCTGAGAAAGGGCACCAGAGTGACGGGAACCGAGCGCTCCGAACTAGCCACGGAACTCAAGAGGCGCTACGACGGCGGCGAGAGCATCCGATCGCTGGCCGCGGCCACCGGCCGTTCCTACGGTTTCGTGCACCGGCTGCTCACCGAGGCCGGGGTGACCCTGCGCGGCCGCGGCGGCGCCACCCGCCGCACCTGA